The genomic segment AAAACGTTGGGGTCAGGTGAATAATCCCCATGGTCAGCAACCCCAGAGCGCCTCCCTTGCGCTTGTTTCTCTTGAATGTGGAGCCGCCGCCCAGATGCCCCTACTAAGCTAAGGCCCCGAGTTTATTTTCCTGAGTCGCGCTTGGAAATCTTTTCCTGGGAAGGTGATAGCCCAAGTCCTAGAAACAGAACTGCTTGTCCTAGAATAATCTCTTTACGAGACGCGTTAGCCGGCGGAGGGACCGTGGAgactggctgagcagggagcggggggcagggagaaagggagtggCCGCGTGCCCGCGGTCTGCCGGGATCCCGCGGGGCCAGGCTGAGGGAGCCGGGGCTGGAGTGGCTGGAGCGACCGATCGCTCCCGGTCGCCGTCTGCCACCTTGGTGCGGAATCCGAGCCGGACTTGCGGAgcgctcctccccctccccttctgcttccttttccctcccccaggagcggcggcggcggcaggcaGGCAGCGGAGCCAGGCTGAGCGGCTCTGAGGCAAGCGGAGGAGCTGGGATATGGGGCGTCGGCGGGGGCGGAGGGGCCAGGAGCCCTCCGGAGGGCCTACGATCGGAGCGGCCCCCGGCGTTTGCTAACGCGTGAGCCGTGGGGGAGCGGGCGCAGGGTGGCACGAGCGGAGGCGGAGGCGGGGCCCGGGCGTGGAGCACGGCTGGGAAAACTGCTGCCTCCGGCCCTGCCCCGCGGCTCCCACCTCCGCCGCGGCCGGTGGCTATGGAGCTGGGGGGTACCCGACCTGGGGCGACAGAGCATCCCCGACTCCGGCCGCCCATGTCCtggctgctgccgccgccgcctctcctgctgctactgctgctgccgGGCCCAGCGGCCTCCCAGCTGCGATACTCGGTGCCGGAGGAGCAGGCGCCCGGCGCGCTGGTGGGCAACGTGGCTAACGCGCTGGGGCTGGAACTGCGGCGCTTGGGGCCCGGCTGCCTGCGCATCAACCATCTGGGTGCGCCCAGTCCGCGCTACCTGGAGCTGGACCTGACGAGCGGAGCGCTCTTCGTCAACGAGCGCATTGACCGGGAGGCGCTGTGTGAGCAGCGGCCTCGCTGCCTGCTCAGCTTGGAGGTGCTGGCGCACAGCCCCGTAGCGGTGAGTGCCGTGGAGGTGGAGGTGCTGGACATCAACGACAACTCGCCGCGCTTCCCGCGGCCCGACTACCGGCTTCAGGTGAGCGAGTCGGTGGCCCCTGGAGCGCGCTTTCACATAGAGAGCGCGCAGGACCCCGACGTGGGCGCCAACTCGGTGCAGACCTACGAGCTCAGCCCCAGCGAGCACTTTGAGCTGGACCTGAAACCCCTGCAGGAGAACAGTAAGGTGCTGGAGCTGGTGCTGCGGAAGGGCCTGGACCGAGAGCAGGCCGTCTTGCACCACCTGATTCTCACAGCTGTGGACGGTGGCAGTCCAGCCCGCTCGGGCACGGCACAGATCTCCGTGCGTGTCCTGGACACTAATGACAACTCTCCCACCTTCGACCAGTCCACTTACCGCGTCCAGCTTCGGGAGGACGCCCCGCCAGGCACGCTGGTGGTGAAGCTGAATGCCTCGGACCCGGATGAGGGTTCCAATGGCGAGCTCAGGTACTCCTTGAGCAGCTACACGTCGGACCGGGAGAGGCAGCTCTTCAGCATCGATGCCAGCACTGGGGAAGTGCGGGTAAGTGGAGCGCTGGATTATGAGGAGGCCTCTTCCTACCAGATCTATGTGCAGGCGACTGACCAGGGTCCAGTGCCCATGGTGGGTCACTGCAAAGTGTTGGTGGACATTGTGGATGTGAATGACAATGCACCAGAGGTAGTGCTCACGGACCTGTACAGCCCAGTGCCAGAGGACGCTGCATCCAACACCGTTGTGGCCCTCCTCAGTGTCAATGACCAAGACTCGGGCCTCAACCGGAAGGTGAGTCTGGGCCTGGAGGCCTCTCTGCCTTTCCGACTGAACGGCTTTGGAAACTCCTACACACTGGTGGTGAGCGGTCCGCTGGATCGGGAGCGTGTGGCCGCCTACAACATCACAGTGACGGCCACCGATGGGGGAGTACCCCAGCTCACATCCCAGCGGACGCTGCGGGTTGAGATCTCTGACATCAATGACAACCCACCAAGCTTCCTCCAGGACTCCTACTCCATCTACATCGAGGAGAACAACTTGCCAGGGGTGTTGCTCTGCACTGTGCAAGCCACAGACCCAGATGAGAAGGAGAATGCGGAGGTGACCTACTCCCTCCTGGAGAGGGAGATTCAAGGGCTGCCAGTCACCTCCTATGTCTCCGTTAACAGTGCCAGTGGCAGCCTTTATGCTGTCAACTCCTTTGACTATGAGAAGTTTCGGGAGTTCTTTGTGACTGTGGAGGCCCAGGACAAGGGGAGTCCACCACTGAGCAGCACTGTGACCGCCAATGTGTATGTGGTGGACATGAATGACCATGCCCCCCACATCCTGTACCCTACCTCAACTAACTCTTCAGCAGCCATTGAGATGGTGCCTCGGACTGCCCCTGCTGGCTATCTGGTCACCAAAGTCATAGCCATGGACTCAGACTCTGGCCAAAATGCTTGGCTCTTTTACCATCTGGCCCAGACTTCTGACGTGGACCTCTTCAAAGTCGAGCTACACACAGGAGAGATTAGGACTACCAGGAAGATGGGAGATGAGAGTGGAACTACTTTCAACCTAACGGTGGTGGTCCGAGACAATGGAGAGCCATCACTGTCATCCTCCGTGGCCATTACAGTGGCTGTGGTGGACAGAGTCTCCAGAATCCTCCCGGATACTCAGAGACATGTTAAGAGTCCGCGGACATATTCTGAAATTACGCTCTACCTGATAATAGCATTAAGCACAgtgtcttttatatttcttttgacaATCATTGTTTTGAGCATCATCAAGTGCTACCGCTACACGGCATACGGCACCGCGTGCTGTGGGGGCTTCTGTGGAGTGAGGGAGCGCTGCCCCGCCGAACTCAACAAACAGGCCAATAACAATATCGATGCCAGGTTACCCCATGGCCTCAAAGTGCAGCCTCACTTCATTGAAGTGCGAGGGAATGGCTCCCTCACCAAGACCTACTGCTACAAGGCCTGTCTGACAGCAGGCTCAGGGAGTGACACTTTCATGTTTTATAACACAGGGGCGCAGACAGGACTGGGGCCTGGGGGAGCCCAAGCAGCCACGAGTGACAGCAGGCACCTCACAGGCCAAAGTGGGCAGAGTGCCGGGAACCTGATTATTCTCAAAAATGATGCTGTTTCTCAAAATGAGGTGAGATAGCAGTCAAGGGGTCATGCGTTTTCACACATCCCCTCCCCACGCCCCAAGTGTCATTGGCTTCATTGAGTTACTAACAGTGACGGGGTTACCTGGTAAACTGAATATATATAGTACCTGTGACTTGATTATAATCTGTGTTGTTCCCACGCTAGAAAAGTAACATCAGAgaattgttttactttgttttctttccagacGTATGAAGCCTTGACCATAACAATGTTGGAGAAATAAGGATTGGTCTTAAATATTTGATGTTAAAACAGAGCTCTGCAGAGGGCTGGAACAGGCTTGAGAATAAGATGATGCCATACTGGGTAATGTTTTGAGATTCAAGGAGAAATGGCCTCTGCTGTATCATCTAGAGGGAAAGTTCTCTTCGGAAGTACTCTAGGAGTGTTGGTTTTCAAAAAGCTCTGAGACCTCTACAGGTTGTGGTGGTCGACTCTGCATGCTGTCCTTGTTTATACCTTGAAAATTATCCAGTTACTATTTCTGGTAATTGCGCCGAACTGATGTGATAGGATCTTCTGGCAATTCATGTCAGAGGTCCTGTAGACCATGGATCTCACCTTGCAGCCCAAGTGTGCTTTGGCTCATTGATATGGTAATTCTACTGTAGGGGGTACCTGAGGAAATGAAGGATGGTAAGGCGAAGAGACCAAGAACGGATTTGTCTGATTGGGCTACGGAGGTATTAGAACAAGTGGACTGAGGAAGTGGGGATGTGGTGGATACCAGGACAAGCTGGAattggggagaaggagaaaagaactcTCCTGTTTGTCACCTTTCTTGGCATAGGGCACGTTCATTGTAATATGATGTCCCTGCAGTAGATTAAATGTAATCTGTAATCTCCTGACTTCCTGTGGACAGTTTCAAAGGTTTTAATGGTGAAGTAGCCTCTCAAGTCCTTTCTATCTTTGTTAAATGACAGAACTTCAAGGAATAGTCCAACATATTCCAAAGCACATGTTCATTTTCTGGATCTAAGATTTAGTTTGCAATGGCTAGAAAAGCCTTGGAAAGTGGATGGCTTGCTGTACATCAAAGACAGGTGTTGATAAATGCACAGGttttaagttttgtgttttaaagatttatttatttatttgagagcgacaGAGAGGATgaaggtggggggttggggaggaacagagggagagagagtcccaagctgactccatgctaagcactgAGCCTGACTCAgaactcgatctcacaaccctgagatcatgacctgagctgaaaccaagagtcggacacttaactgagtgtgCCACCTAGCCGCCCCTTAAGTTTTAAGTAGGCAAAGGTCACTTGCTCATTATTATGAAGAAGGTATGTAAATTACTGGATGGTGCATGAATGTGTGGATGCGTTTGGGTAGTATGTCTCCTTACGCATgcttgaaaatagaaaatagaggtCTGCTTTGTGATACTTTGAAGTTGTATTTCAGAAACCAGAATTTTGTTCCATCCATAGTGATAAATTGTTATCATCCCAAGCAACTACTTTGTAGCTAGGACTTTCAGAGGTACTACAAAAggaattaataatatttgttccTCCTATATTTTTGTGATGTATTTTCATACAGTTTCATATTCTAAATCCTCCTAATCTTGAGGAAAGTAATGCATACAATACAGAATAAAGCCCAGATGGATAGAGTATTTCCCACGTACATTGTAAGTGGATGTATCAGAGAAGCCTGCTAGTCAATATTGAGCAACCACTGGAGGCCGATTGCAGATTAAGAACAGGGGGACAAAATCAAGGAGTTTCCAGAATTCTTTAGATCATCGCTTTTGGAGGCATGTAAAAAGGCTCAGCTTTCAATAAGGATGCTGTAGACATTTGCTTAACATATTCTTGTGAAGCCCCTCTGGGCCTGGGTGGGCTGCAGGTGGTGAAAAGGCTGGGAGAGCATTGCCGCCAGCTGTGAGTTGGAAGCTCAGCTGAAGGAcactcttcccctcctccaggctCAAAGCTTGGGGCAGTTTGATACATGAACTATTTCTGTCTTACACTGACCTGTGTGTTAATACGGACTTTGATACACAAACCTTTAACTGAGGAGAAAAGTATGTCAGAAAAGTGCTTGTTCCTGTGGGATTTTGGCAGGAGAATGAATGCATGATTTTAATAAAGGCAGATTTCTGCCAGCCACGTTCAAAAGTCCGGTGAAGAGCCCTAAGATCTCTAGCTCCTGAAATTATTACAGTTAGGAGGAGGGAGTGAGTCAGGTCAACATGGCAGAATGGAAGCAGAAGTCACTCAGCTCTGAAAGTCATGACTGCTAGATCAACCTGTTAAACTCCCAGGGTAggctttctcttttccctacCCAGTTATTGCAGATGACGGGGAAACTTCATGCCGTGTGCTCACGTTAAATGAGATGAAGATGATAAAGGATGAGTAAGGGAATCTGCACTCAGTGACCACTATGCTATATAAAAATGTTCTGCTCTGTGATATATGTGTGATTTCATTCCCTGTAAATCATACATGAAAGAAACACTTACCAGCATCTAGCATATAAGGAAataagctcagagaggttaagtaacacaCACAGTCATTCTGTTAGTCTATTTTCGGTCCTGCCTGTCTGATTTCAAACATTATGCTGTTTCAAATAGTATGCGTAGACAGAAATCCCAATGTTTATACTCCTTTTGTTATGTGATTATCTGGCATTTTGGCTACTACGTATGGGTTCACCTAGTAGGGTAAATTGACTGCTTTAGGAGAAAGAGTAATTCCTTGCATAAAAGTAGATCACAGTCGGGAGGatcaatatgtaaaaatgttaCTATCAAGCTGatatctttttgtttatctgcttCACTTTGGCATAGACTGTGGCGATCTttcatctctgttctttttctgatttctcttttttgcttattAAACAGCATTTAACATCAGATTCTAATCTTTTGATAGATTTTACCCCCAGTGAGCTGATTTCATGAGCCATTTGTGCAATGAGCTCTCTGAACTAACTTTTTGGCAATGGGGCAGAATTTCTCTTTGGAGATTTCTGAAAACCTGATATTGAATGTGGTTGGCGCCCCTTTCAGAGCCtccaagaaaaggaaaccaaatctTAAAGTAGATTCTGTGCCTTTGTGGTCCTGTGGCTCCTCATGAGTCACTCTGAGTGCTCTGTCCAACTGTGCTTCTGTGGGAGCGGGTGGCATAAGATGTGGAAATCACAAAACACTAGCAGAAATCAGTTTGCTGCCATTTATTTTCAAGCGATTTGTAGCCATCGGATCTTCTGTATTTCTGTCACTGTTTATACACTTGTACCCCTAACTGGATGCAGTGATTTGAAAGAGCTAATTCTTCTTCTAGTGGCACCTAATTTTTTCCCCTAGGACCAACCTTTCTATCTGGTGACTCTGTCCTGTATCAGAATTTACACTTAGTGCAAAGGGACATGGTGGTGAATTCATGAAACCTATGTGATGGTCAGAATAGGCAAAGAAATTCTATCTGTGAATTTCTATTCCAGTGTTCCATCCTCTCACGGCTGCTTTTGAGTGGTGGGCTACTTTGTTTTGCCATTTCCATATTGGTTATAGGACTGTTCTGAGAAAAGGTTCTCTTTGGTCTGGTAATgtaataatttcttcaaattacctccttccttgctttttctgCAGATCTGCTGAGCCAGATGGAATTATGGCTGagctcttctctgtctccttatctTGCAAATATTCTGATTGATGATGAAACCTATTTATTGTAGCTTGAATGTCATTGGCTTACCCTTTCCTCTGACCCAGGGGTGAGCTGTCACATGGGCATCTGGTCTACCTCCAACCACTGCAGGGACACAGCCTGGCATATTATAAATTGCCCATTGGCATGCTGTCTGCTTGACAGAAAAGCAGAGTCAGTTCTGGATACTTGCCTTGGTTTGCCACCAATTTCTGCTCTCAATGAGAGGTTAGGATGATGTCATTTCACAGATATTTGAGGAAAACTTGCCATTACTGAGTCCAGAGGTTTTGATGAATTTAATGGAGATTTACAGGTGTCTTTGAACGTGACTTTTGTTAGGAATTCACCTGGTTCGAACTTTCTGTGTATAGTAAGTATGAATATAAATTTAGTTTGTCCATATGATCATATTTTTAGCATTATAACCTATAATCATGATTTCAAAAATCAAAGGGCAAGAGGATTCCTTAGCAAAATTTCAAATCTGCTCAcctaaaaattacaatttttttctttcaggaatttgAACTTGACAAATGCAAAGAAATATCTGACATTGCAAAGGTGAAGAAAAATGTTAGTTCCTTGGCACACAAACAACATCAGTTCCTTTCTGGCCTTGCAGGGTCAGGACTTTGGGCTCCAGGGAAGTGAAACTGTGAGTGAGGAAGTAACTGCTGTGCTAGCAGGCTGTGCCTCCAGAATTAAGCAAACCTAGCCTTTTCTGTTGTACTAGAACCCATTAGTATGTTTCAGtactatatttttttactttcctgCTTCACGGATTAGCAAGTGACTTCAGAGGAAAGTAGTTCAATTGAATTCTTgtatttctcatcttttcaaTTGCTTTACTAGAAGACTAGTATGTAATATAacagt from the Mustela nigripes isolate SB6536 chromosome 12, MUSNIG.SB6536, whole genome shotgun sequence genome contains:
- the LOC132028601 gene encoding protocadherin alpha-C2 isoform X2, with amino-acid sequence MELGGTRPGATEHPRLRPPMSWLLPPPPLLLLLLLPGPAASQLRYSVPEEQAPGALVGNVANALGLELRRLGPGCLRINHLGAPSPRYLELDLTSGALFVNERIDREALCEQRPRCLLSLEVLAHSPVAVSAVEVEVLDINDNSPRFPRPDYRLQVSESVAPGARFHIESAQDPDVGANSVQTYELSPSEHFELDLKPLQENSKVLELVLRKGLDREQAVLHHLILTAVDGGSPARSGTAQISVRVLDTNDNSPTFDQSTYRVQLREDAPPGTLVVKLNASDPDEGSNGELRYSLSSYTSDRERQLFSIDASTGEVRVSGALDYEEASSYQIYVQATDQGPVPMVGHCKVLVDIVDVNDNAPEVVLTDLYSPVPEDAASNTVVALLSVNDQDSGLNRKVSLGLEASLPFRLNGFGNSYTLVVSGPLDRERVAAYNITVTATDGGVPQLTSQRTLRVEISDINDNPPSFLQDSYSIYIEENNLPGVLLCTVQATDPDEKENAEVTYSLLEREIQGLPVTSYVSVNSASGSLYAVNSFDYEKFREFFVTVEAQDKGSPPLSSTVTANVYVVDMNDHAPHILYPTSTNSSAAIEMVPRTAPAGYLVTKVIAMDSDSGQNAWLFYHLAQTSDVDLFKVELHTGEIRTTRKMGDESGTTFNLTVVVRDNGEPSLSSSVAITVAVVDRVSRILPDTQRHVKSPRTYSEITLYLIIALSTVSFIFLLTIIVLSIIKCYRYTAYGTACCGGFCGVRERCPAELNKQANNNIDARLPHGLKVQPHFIEVRGNGSLTKTYCYKACLTAGSGSDTFMFYNTGAQTGLGPGGAQAATSDSRHLTGQSGQSAGNLIILKNDAVSQNEPRQPNPDWRYSASLRAGMHSSVHLEEAGILRAGPGGPDQQWPTVSSATPEPEAGEVSPPVGAGVNSNSWTFKYGPGNPKQSGPEPKKQTQVSFLLRRKGEASQSRQ
- the LOC132028601 gene encoding protocadherin alpha-C2 isoform X1 yields the protein MELGGTRPGATEHPRLRPPMSWLLPPPPLLLLLLLPGPAASQLRYSVPEEQAPGALVGNVANALGLELRRLGPGCLRINHLGAPSPRYLELDLTSGALFVNERIDREALCEQRPRCLLSLEVLAHSPVAVSAVEVEVLDINDNSPRFPRPDYRLQVSESVAPGARFHIESAQDPDVGANSVQTYELSPSEHFELDLKPLQENSKVLELVLRKGLDREQAVLHHLILTAVDGGSPARSGTAQISVRVLDTNDNSPTFDQSTYRVQLREDAPPGTLVVKLNASDPDEGSNGELRYSLSSYTSDRERQLFSIDASTGEVRVSGALDYEEASSYQIYVQATDQGPVPMVGHCKVLVDIVDVNDNAPEVVLTDLYSPVPEDAASNTVVALLSVNDQDSGLNRKVSLGLEASLPFRLNGFGNSYTLVVSGPLDRERVAAYNITVTATDGGVPQLTSQRTLRVEISDINDNPPSFLQDSYSIYIEENNLPGVLLCTVQATDPDEKENAEVTYSLLEREIQGLPVTSYVSVNSASGSLYAVNSFDYEKFREFFVTVEAQDKGSPPLSSTVTANVYVVDMNDHAPHILYPTSTNSSAAIEMVPRTAPAGYLVTKVIAMDSDSGQNAWLFYHLAQTSDVDLFKVELHTGEIRTTRKMGDESGTTFNLTVVVRDNGEPSLSSSVAITVAVVDRVSRILPDTQRHVKSPRTYSEITLYLIIALSTVSFIFLLTIIVLSIIKCYRYTAYGTACCGGFCGVRERCPAELNKQANNNIDARLPHGLKVQPHFIEVRGNGSLTKTYCYKACLTAGSGSDTFMFYNTGAQTGLGPGGAQAATSDSRHLTGQSGQSAGNLIILKNDAVSQNEPRQPNPDWRYSASLRAGMHSSVHLEEAGILRAGPGGPDQQWPTVSSATPEPEAGEVSPPVGAGVNSNSWTFKYGPGNPKQSGPGELPDKFIIPGSPAIISIRQEPTNSQIDKSDFITFGKKEETKKKKKKKKGNKTQEKKEKGNSTTDNSDQ